The proteins below are encoded in one region of Neisseria macacae ATCC 33926:
- a CDS encoding amino acid aminotransferase translates to MFFKHIEAAPADPILGLGEAFKAETRPEKVNLGIGVYKDASGATPIVKAVKEAEKRLLESETTKNYLTIDGVADYNEQTQILLFGRDHEIVASRRAKTAQSLGGTGALRIAAEFAKRQLNAQTVWISNPTWPNHNAIFKAVGIQDKPYRYYDAAKHGLDWDGMIEDLGQAQKGDIVLLHGCCHNPTGIDPTPEQWETLAKLSAEKGWLPLFDFAYQGFGNGLEEDAYGLRTFLKYNKELLIASSYSKNFGMYNERVGAFTLVAEDEATAARAHSQVKTIIRTLYSNPASHGANTIALVLKDADLKARWIAELDEMRGRIKAMRQKFVELLKAKGAAQDFDFIIEQNGMFSFSGLTPEQVDRLKNEFAIYAVRSGRINVAGITDDNIDYLCESIVKVL, encoded by the coding sequence ATGTTCTTCAAGCACATCGAAGCCGCCCCCGCCGACCCCATCTTAGGCTTGGGCGAAGCATTCAAAGCCGAAACCCGTCCCGAAAAAGTCAACCTCGGCATCGGCGTTTATAAAGACGCATCCGGCGCGACCCCCATCGTCAAAGCCGTCAAAGAAGCCGAAAAACGCCTGCTCGAGAGCGAAACCACCAAAAACTACCTCACCATCGACGGCGTTGCCGACTACAACGAGCAAACCCAAATCCTCCTCTTTGGAAGAGACCACGAAATCGTCGCCAGCCGCCGCGCCAAAACCGCCCAAAGCCTCGGCGGCACAGGCGCATTGCGTATTGCCGCCGAGTTCGCCAAACGCCAGTTGAACGCACAAACCGTCTGGATTTCCAACCCCACATGGCCCAACCACAACGCCATCTTCAAAGCCGTCGGCATCCAAGACAAGCCCTACCGCTACTACGACGCCGCCAAACACGGCCTAGACTGGGACGGCATGATTGAAGACCTCGGCCAAGCGCAAAAAGGCGACATCGTCCTGTTGCACGGCTGCTGCCACAACCCCACCGGTATCGACCCCACGCCCGAACAATGGGAAACCCTCGCCAAACTCTCCGCCGAAAAAGGCTGGCTGCCCCTGTTTGACTTCGCCTACCAAGGCTTTGGCAACGGCCTCGAAGAAGACGCATACGGCTTGCGCACCTTCCTGAAATACAACAAAGAATTGCTCATCGCCAGCTCCTATTCTAAAAACTTCGGCATGTACAACGAACGCGTCGGCGCATTCACCTTAGTCGCAGAAGACGAAGCAACCGCCGCCCGCGCCCACAGCCAAGTCAAAACCATCATCCGCACCCTCTACTCCAATCCCGCCTCCCACGGCGCGAACACCATCGCCCTAGTGTTGAAAGACGCGGATTTGAAAGCCCGATGGATTGCCGAACTCGACGAAATGCGCGGCCGCATCAAAGCCATGCGCCAAAAATTCGTCGAACTGCTCAAAGCCAAAGGCGCAGCTCAGGACTTCGACTTCATCATCGAACAAAACGGCATGTTCTCCTTCAGCGGCCTCACGCCCGAACAAGTCGACCGCCTGAAAAACGAATTCGCCATCTACGCCGTGCGCTCCGGCCGCATCAACGTCGCCGGCATTACCGATGACAACATCGACTACCTGTGCGAAAGCATCGTAAAAGTGTTGTAA
- a CDS encoding DUF4189 domain-containing protein gives MKKLFLIVLGLVSFNVYANGCPGQFDSATGICRFQGYNGELVQYNMAPPQSGSRGTTPSKKIVYVSKYGAVATNEKTGISSGALNKDSIEEAKHEAIKACEQGGRNAPCKVAIWAGNACLAAATGKEGKKFRVFYTAREKPGQAEPAALKQCNKAGLKNCEITIPEGCSFP, from the coding sequence ATGAAAAAACTGTTTTTAATCGTATTGGGTTTGGTAAGTTTTAATGTTTACGCCAATGGCTGTCCTGGTCAATTTGATTCTGCCACAGGTATCTGCCGATTTCAGGGGTATAATGGGGAATTGGTTCAATACAATATGGCTCCACCTCAGTCAGGCAGTCGCGGCACAACACCTTCGAAAAAAATAGTCTATGTTTCTAAATACGGTGCAGTAGCTACTAATGAAAAAACAGGTATTTCGAGCGGGGCTTTAAATAAAGATTCTATTGAGGAGGCTAAACATGAAGCAATTAAAGCGTGTGAGCAGGGCGGGAGAAATGCTCCGTGTAAAGTTGCCATTTGGGCAGGTAATGCCTGTTTAGCAGCGGCAACGGGCAAAGAAGGTAAGAAATTCAGAGTATTTTATACAGCTAGGGAAAAGCCAGGGCAGGCAGAACCCGCAGCATTGAAACAATGTAATAAAGCGGGATTGAAAAACTGTGAAATTACCATTCCTGAAGGTTGTTCTTTCCCTTAA
- the pip gene encoding prolyl aminopeptidase, with product MHPIREPIRSGLLQVSDVHQIYWEESGNPDGLPVIFLHGGPGAGASPACRGFFNPDVFRIVIIDQRGCGRSLPYACTDDNTTWDLVADIEKVREMLGIQKWLVFGGSWGSTLSLAYAETHPERVAGLVLRGIFLCRPSEMAWLDEAGGVSQIYPAQWQKFLAPVAEEKRGGLIAAYHEMLFGKDEAGRLKAAKAWADWESYLIRFEPQDVDEDAYQSLAIARLENHYFVNEGWLKGDKAILANTDKIRHIPTIIVQGRYDLCTPMQSAWELSQALPEAELRVIQAGHSSFDPPLAAALVEAVEDMRERAAW from the coding sequence ATGCACCCCATCCGCGAACCCATCCGCAGCGGCCTGCTGCAAGTATCGGACGTCCATCAAATCTACTGGGAAGAATCCGGCAATCCCGACGGACTGCCCGTCATCTTCCTGCACGGCGGCCCGGGCGCGGGCGCATCGCCTGCCTGCCGCGGCTTTTTCAATCCCGACGTGTTCCGCATCGTCATCATCGACCAGCGCGGCTGCGGCCGTTCGCTGCCTTACGCCTGCACCGACGACAACACGACTTGGGATTTGGTTGCCGACATCGAAAAAGTCCGCGAAATGCTGGGCATTCAAAAATGGCTGGTGTTCGGCGGCTCATGGGGCAGCACCTTGTCGCTGGCGTATGCCGAAACCCATCCCGAACGCGTTGCCGGACTCGTCTTGCGCGGGATATTCCTGTGCCGCCCGTCCGAAATGGCGTGGCTCGACGAAGCAGGCGGCGTCAGCCAGATTTATCCCGCGCAATGGCAGAAATTCCTCGCGCCCGTCGCCGAAGAAAAACGCGGCGGCCTGATTGCGGCGTATCACGAAATGCTGTTCGGCAAAGACGAAGCAGGTCGTCTGAAAGCCGCCAAAGCCTGGGCAGACTGGGAAAGCTACCTGATCCGCTTCGAGCCGCAAGACGTCGATGAAGACGCCTACCAATCGCTCGCCATCGCCCGTTTGGAAAACCATTATTTTGTCAACGAAGGCTGGCTGAAGGGCGACAAAGCGATTTTGGCGAACACGGACAAAATCCGACATATCCCGACCATCATCGTGCAAGGCCGCTATGATTTATGCACCCCCATGCAAAGCGCGTGGGAACTGTCGCAGGCGCTCCCCGAAGCCGAACTGCGCGTGATTCAGGCGGGACATTCGTCGTTTGATCCTCCATTGGCGGCGGCGTTGGTGGAAGCGGTGGAAGATATGAGGGAACGCGCGGCGTGGTGA
- the nhaC gene encoding Na+/H+ antiporter NhaC, whose protein sequence is MFAFKSLLDMPRKEALAVVAALIGAMGYTIISLGWLPHMSIIAAITVLILYGLARGLKYNDMQKGMVGAVGQGMGAIYLFFFIGLMVSALMMSGAIPTLMYYGFGLISPTYFYFSAFALCSVIGVSIGSSLTTCTTVGVAFMGMAAAFHADLAMTAGAIVSGAFFGDKMSPLSDTTGISASIVGIDLFEHIKNMMYTTIPAWLISAALMLWLLPNVAAHDLNSVESFRSQLEATGLVHGYSLIPFALLVVLALLRINAVVAMLFTILAALAVTYFHSTPDLNQLGTWFYGGYKLEGEAFQDIAKLISRGGLESMFFTQTIVILGMSLGGLLFTLGVIPSLLDAIRAFLTTAGRATFSVAATSVGVNFLIGEQYLSILLSGETFKPVYDKLGLHSRNLSRTLEDAGTVINPLVPWSVCGVFISHALGVPVWEYLPYAFFCYLSLILTLLFGWTGLTLSKKETA, encoded by the coding sequence ATGTTTGCATTCAAATCACTGCTCGATATGCCGCGCAAAGAGGCGCTTGCCGTCGTTGCGGCGTTAATCGGAGCGATGGGTTATACCATCATTTCGCTGGGCTGGCTGCCCCATATGTCCATCATCGCCGCCATTACCGTCCTCATCCTCTACGGCCTCGCGCGCGGGTTGAAATATAACGACATGCAAAAAGGCATGGTCGGTGCGGTGGGGCAGGGCATGGGCGCGATTTACCTGTTTTTCTTCATCGGGCTGATGGTCAGCGCGCTGATGATGAGTGGCGCGATTCCGACTCTGATGTATTACGGTTTCGGGTTGATTTCCCCTACTTATTTCTATTTCTCCGCCTTTGCGCTCTGTTCCGTCATCGGCGTGTCCATCGGCAGCAGTTTGACCACTTGCACCACTGTCGGCGTTGCCTTTATGGGCATGGCGGCGGCGTTTCATGCCGATTTGGCGATGACGGCTGGCGCGATTGTTTCCGGCGCGTTCTTCGGCGACAAAATGTCCCCGCTCTCCGATACCACGGGCATTTCCGCCTCCATCGTCGGCATTGATTTGTTCGAACACATCAAAAACATGATGTACACCACCATTCCCGCGTGGCTCATCAGCGCAGCATTGATGCTGTGGCTCTTGCCCAATGTTGCCGCCCACGATTTGAACAGCGTCGAATCCTTCCGCAGCCAGCTCGAAGCGACGGGCTTGGTGCACGGCTATTCGCTGATTCCGTTTGCGCTGTTGGTCGTGTTGGCGTTGTTGCGTATCAACGCCGTCGTCGCTATGCTTTTCACCATCCTCGCCGCGCTTGCGGTAACTTATTTCCACAGCACGCCCGACTTGAACCAGCTCGGCACATGGTTTTACGGCGGCTACAAACTTGAAGGCGAAGCGTTTCAAGACATCGCCAAACTCATTTCGCGCGGCGGTTTGGAAAGCATGTTCTTCACGCAAACCATCGTGATTCTCGGCATGAGTTTGGGCGGATTATTGTTTACGCTCGGCGTGATTCCGTCGCTGTTGGACGCCATCCGCGCGTTCCTGACTACCGCCGGACGTGCCACCTTCAGCGTTGCCGCCACGTCGGTCGGCGTCAATTTCCTCATCGGCGAACAATATTTGAGTATTTTGCTTTCCGGCGAAACCTTCAAACCCGTGTACGACAAGCTCGGACTGCATTCGCGCAACCTTTCGCGCACGCTGGAAGACGCGGGTACGGTCATTAATCCGCTTGTGCCGTGGAGCGTCTGCGGCGTATTTATCAGCCACGCCCTCGGCGTACCCGTTTGGGAATACCTGCCTTATGCCTTCTTCTGCTATCTGAGCCTGATTTTGACGCTGCTGTTCGGCTGGACGGGTCTGACGTTGAGCAAGAAAGAAACCGCGTAA
- a CDS encoding alpha/beta fold hydrolase, translating into MSKIILLHGLHMHSWVMKPLADMLAKQGFDVALFGYYSVWHTMPQHTQALAEFVEKHDTGEPLHFAGHSLGGLVLRHFAAAHPEKITGRIVTFGTPHQGSRAAQRVFRLGLKTPVLGGAYRDALDGGTPDLPEHIELGSIAGNKPLGLGRVLGLHGEHDGTVLVSETRCPNMRDHVILPVSHSGMLFKHITAEQTATFLREGQFNHDKKK; encoded by the coding sequence ATGTCGAAAATCATCTTATTGCACGGACTGCACATGCACTCTTGGGTGATGAAACCTTTAGCGGATATGCTGGCAAAGCAGGGCTTTGACGTTGCCCTGTTCGGTTATTACAGCGTCTGGCACACCATGCCGCAGCACACGCAGGCGTTGGCAGAGTTTGTTGAAAAACACGATACGGGCGAGCCTCTGCATTTTGCCGGACACAGTCTGGGCGGGCTGGTGTTGCGCCACTTTGCCGCCGCCCATCCCGAAAAAATTACCGGACGCATCGTTACCTTCGGCACGCCCCACCAAGGCAGCAGGGCTGCGCAAAGGGTGTTCCGGCTCGGATTGAAAACGCCTGTACTCGGCGGCGCGTATCGCGATGCGCTTGACGGCGGCACGCCCGATTTGCCCGAACATATCGAACTGGGCAGCATCGCCGGCAACAAGCCGCTCGGGCTGGGGCGCGTATTGGGCTTGCACGGCGAACACGACGGTACGGTTTTGGTCAGCGAAACCCGCTGCCCGAATATGCGCGACCACGTTATCTTGCCCGTCAGCCACAGCGGTATGCTGTTTAAACACATTACCGCCGAGCAGACCGCAACATTTTTGCGCGAGGGGCAATTTAATCATGATAAAAAGAAATAA
- the lptE gene encoding LPS assembly lipoprotein LptE produces MNKILMTAAVLLLSACGFHLKGMGGTARTLPYPAWHIQNASVMQKALENALRRADGKPVSAAEAQMTLNIKGIETRQDIYTITRAALVNEYLLTLRVEAQAMRNGEPVGEPITVLVNRTMDYNDSEVLGKQEESETIWAEMRADAADQIVRRLTFLKAY; encoded by the coding sequence ATGAACAAAATCCTGATGACCGCCGCCGTGCTGCTTCTGTCCGCCTGCGGCTTCCACCTCAAAGGCATGGGCGGCACCGCACGCACGCTGCCGTATCCCGCTTGGCACATCCAAAACGCCTCCGTCATGCAGAAGGCTTTGGAAAACGCCCTGCGCCGCGCTGACGGCAAACCCGTTTCCGCCGCCGAAGCGCAAATGACGTTGAACATCAAGGGCATCGAAACCCGTCAGGACATCTACACCATCACCCGCGCCGCGTTGGTCAACGAATACCTGCTGACCCTGCGCGTCGAAGCCCAAGCCATGCGCAACGGCGAGCCAGTGGGCGAACCGATTACCGTCCTCGTCAACCGCACGATGGACTACAACGACAGCGAAGTGTTGGGCAAACAGGAAGAAAGCGAAACCATCTGGGCGGAAATGCGCGCCGACGCCGCCGACCAAATCGTCCGCCGCCTGACGTTCCTGAAAGCGTATTGA
- a CDS encoding sugar MFS transporter, which yields MSTPSQQNHNSALVVLTALFFMMGFITCMNDILIPHLQKIFTLTNFQAMLVQFCFFTAYAIMSIPMGHLVGKIGYKNGVIGGFLLTAVGCLLFYPAADSQSYPTFLGALFILASGVTLLQVAGNPYVTLLAKPGKESATLTLVQAFNSLGTTIAPIIGAHFILADAAQKASKAEQIASVQIPYLGLAGLLILLAVFVKMIRLPDARKIAVEESEHNHDGKTSVWQYKHLILGVVGIFCYVGAEVSIGSFMVNILGFLKGLSHAEGAKLLSYYWGGAMVGRFLGSAVMARVAPNRYLAFNASVATALLVIAIMVGKGNADIAMWALIAIGFFNSIMFPTIFSLATKNLGKFTNSASGILCTAIVGGALIPVLQGKIADDFGMMISYVAPAVCYLYIVFFALKGYKADE from the coding sequence ATGTCTACGCCATCACAACAAAACCATAATTCCGCGCTGGTCGTCCTGACCGCGCTTTTCTTCATGATGGGTTTCATTACCTGCATGAACGACATCTTGATTCCGCATCTGCAAAAAATTTTCACGCTAACTAATTTTCAGGCGATGCTGGTTCAGTTCTGCTTCTTTACCGCCTATGCCATCATGTCGATTCCGATGGGGCATCTCGTCGGTAAAATCGGCTATAAAAACGGCGTCATCGGCGGCTTCTTGCTGACCGCCGTCGGATGCTTGTTGTTTTATCCTGCTGCAGACAGCCAATCTTACCCGACTTTCTTGGGCGCGCTCTTCATTCTTGCTTCGGGTGTCACCCTGTTGCAGGTTGCGGGTAATCCGTATGTGACCCTGCTGGCGAAACCGGGCAAAGAATCCGCTACGCTGACTTTGGTGCAGGCATTCAATTCATTGGGTACGACTATTGCTCCGATAATCGGTGCACATTTCATTTTGGCAGATGCGGCTCAGAAAGCCAGCAAAGCCGAGCAAATCGCCTCCGTCCAAATCCCTTATTTGGGTTTGGCGGGATTGTTGATCCTCCTCGCCGTTTTCGTAAAAATGATCCGTCTGCCCGATGCGCGCAAAATTGCCGTTGAGGAAAGCGAACACAATCACGACGGCAAAACCAGTGTGTGGCAATACAAACACCTTATTCTCGGTGTGGTCGGCATTTTCTGCTACGTTGGCGCGGAAGTATCCATCGGCTCTTTCATGGTCAATATTTTGGGCTTCCTGAAAGGATTGAGCCATGCCGAAGGTGCAAAACTGCTGTCGTACTACTGGGGCGGTGCCATGGTCGGACGCTTCCTCGGTTCGGCGGTGATGGCTCGAGTCGCGCCGAACCGCTACCTTGCCTTTAATGCCTCGGTTGCCACCGCCTTGCTCGTCATTGCCATCATGGTTGGTAAAGGCAATGCCGACATCGCCATGTGGGCGTTGATTGCCATCGGTTTTTTCAACTCCATCATGTTCCCGACCATCTTCTCGCTGGCGACCAAAAATCTCGGCAAATTCACCAATTCTGCTTCAGGTATTCTTTGTACCGCCATCGTTGGCGGTGCGCTGATTCCCGTCTTGCAAGGTAAGATTGCTGATGATTTCGGTATGATGATTTCTTATGTTGCACCTGCCGTGTGCTACCTCTACATCGTCTTCTTTGCCCTCAAAGGTTATAAAGCCGACGAGTAA
- a CDS encoding YqaA family protein, with translation MPLIYAYLGLAASAFTSATILPGTSEAAFAAFIYNYPEQAYGAWLCAGLANGLGSMVSYWMGRLIPSKKRSSEKTLRLLRRWGTLPLLFAWLPVIGDALPIAAGWLRLNPYTSALMLLTGKILRYGIILAGIKGMM, from the coding sequence ATGCCCCTCATTTACGCCTATCTCGGACTTGCCGCCTCCGCCTTTACCTCCGCCACCATCCTGCCCGGCACATCCGAAGCCGCCTTCGCCGCGTTTATCTATAACTATCCCGAACAGGCATACGGCGCGTGGTTGTGCGCCGGACTGGCAAACGGCTTGGGCAGCATGGTTTCCTATTGGATGGGGCGGCTGATTCCGTCCAAGAAAAGGTCGTCTGAAAAGACCCTGCGCCTGCTCCGACGCTGGGGCACCCTGCCCCTTTTGTTTGCCTGGCTGCCCGTCATCGGCGACGCGCTGCCCATTGCCGCAGGCTGGCTCAGGCTCAACCCCTACACCTCCGCACTCATGCTCCTGACCGGAAAAATCCTGCGCTACGGCATCATCCTCGCCGGTATCAAAGGCATGATGTAA
- the nth gene encoding endonuclease III: MNKQIRQEIFERFRAANPHPTTELHFNSPFELLIAVLLSAQATDVGVNKATAKLFPVANTPQAMLDLGLDGVMEYTKTIGLYKTKSKHIMQTCRILLEKYNGEVPEDREALESLPGVGRKTANVVLNTAFGHPVMAVDTHIFRVSNRTKIAPGKDVREVEDKLMRFVPKEFLMDAHHWLILHGRYTCKAQKPQCGKCIINDLCEYGAKLM, translated from the coding sequence ATGAACAAACAGATCCGCCAAGAAATTTTCGAGCGTTTCCGCGCTGCCAATCCCCATCCGACCACCGAGCTTCATTTCAATTCACCCTTCGAGCTTTTGATTGCCGTTTTGCTGTCGGCGCAGGCGACCGACGTGGGCGTGAACAAGGCGACGGCGAAGCTGTTTCCGGTTGCCAATACGCCGCAGGCGATGTTGGATTTGGGTTTGGACGGTGTGATGGAATACACGAAAACCATCGGGCTTTATAAAACCAAGTCCAAACACATCATGCAGACCTGCCGCATCCTGCTGGAAAAATACAACGGTGAAGTGCCGGAAGACCGCGAGGCTTTGGAATCGTTGCCGGGCGTGGGTCGCAAGACGGCAAACGTGGTGTTGAACACGGCGTTCGGCCATCCCGTCATGGCGGTCGATACGCACATCTTCAGGGTATCCAACCGTACCAAAATCGCGCCGGGCAAGGATGTGCGCGAGGTAGAGGACAAGCTGATGCGCTTTGTGCCGAAAGAGTTTTTGATGGATGCGCACCATTGGCTGATTCTGCACGGACGCTACACCTGCAAGGCGCAGAAGCCGCAATGCGGGAAGTGCATCATTAATGATTTGTGCGAGTATGGCGCGAAGTTGATGTAA
- a CDS encoding DUF4189 domain-containing protein → MKKLFLIALGLISFDVNADPTYDATRGALQNNSALCSYGYNPNCSSGSRSAPPPKKIIYHDVKVPSKFGAVAMNMQTGYGAGVLNKNSLSEAKKEALEQCKQGNKNAPCKVVSWVRNGCIASAKGKEINNPGKWKSFYVGKEKGLAEAEALAQCRADPKVTNCEISLPEGCSLPQLQ, encoded by the coding sequence ATGAAGAAGCTGTTTTTAATCGCATTGGGCTTAATAAGTTTTGATGTAAATGCCGACCCTACCTATGATGCAACCAGAGGGGCGTTGCAAAACAATTCTGCATTGTGCAGTTATGGTTATAACCCGAACTGTTCTTCAGGCAGCCGCAGTGCGCCACCCCCGAAAAAAATCATCTACCACGACGTGAAAGTTCCTTCCAAATTCGGTGCGGTAGCTATGAACATGCAAACTGGCTATGGGGCAGGTGTGCTGAATAAAAATTCGCTGTCGGAGGCAAAAAAGGAAGCACTGGAGCAATGCAAGCAGGGTAATAAAAATGCTCCGTGTAAAGTGGTTTCTTGGGTACGCAACGGCTGCATTGCTTCTGCAAAAGGTAAAGAAATCAATAATCCTGGAAAATGGAAGTCTTTTTATGTAGGAAAAGAAAAAGGATTGGCGGAGGCAGAAGCGTTAGCGCAATGTAGGGCGGATCCGAAGGTAACGAATTGTGAGATTTCTCTTCCCGAAGGCTGTTCCCTGCCCCAATTGCAATAA
- a CDS encoding glycosyltransferase family 2 protein → MRPTLDVIIPCYNSAATLQAAVESAVSQPAVENVWLIDDASIDDTRLIMSDLAAIHPKVRCEYMLENGGAAKARNWGAMQSQADFIAFLDADDVYENNVLNAAYLGLEAYSYLSLVRLKLRPIGFPEHYLNHPQFPTAWERLQMTVGGNTVFRRSIFLACGGFPQDELFRIFGGEDAALGIALTRDSVVGYLFEERDPAVRHNYRPGIHAERLLDAELFGKTVSGLTIDHQNEAEAVTRRISRRLQEVKAHSTFEEAGTMPLYPEYE, encoded by the coding sequence ATGAGACCCACACTAGACGTCATCATCCCCTGCTACAACTCCGCCGCCACCCTCCAAGCGGCTGTCGAAAGCGCCGTTTCCCAACCCGCCGTCGAAAACGTCTGGCTGATTGACGACGCCTCCATCGACGACACACGCCTTATCATGAGCGACCTCGCCGCCATCCATCCCAAAGTCCGCTGCGAATACATGCTCGAAAACGGCGGTGCCGCCAAAGCCCGCAACTGGGGCGCCATGCAAAGCCAAGCCGACTTCATCGCCTTCCTCGACGCCGACGACGTCTATGAAAACAACGTCCTCAATGCCGCCTACCTCGGCTTGGAAGCCTATTCCTACCTCAGCCTGGTCCGCCTCAAATTGCGCCCTATCGGCTTTCCCGAACACTACCTCAACCACCCGCAATTCCCCACCGCATGGGAACGGCTTCAAATGACCGTCGGCGGCAACACCGTATTCCGCCGCAGCATCTTTCTCGCCTGCGGCGGCTTTCCGCAAGACGAACTCTTCCGAATCTTCGGCGGCGAAGATGCCGCACTCGGCATCGCACTGACCCGCGACAGCGTCGTCGGCTACCTCTTTGAAGAACGCGACCCCGCCGTCAGACACAACTACCGCCCCGGCATCCACGCCGAGCGTCTGCTCGATGCCGAACTTTTCGGCAAAACCGTCTCCGGACTGACCATAGACCACCAAAACGAAGCCGAAGCCGTCACCCGCCGCATCAGCCGCCGCCTGCAAGAAGTCAAAGCACACTCGACCTTCGAAGAAGCCGGCACCATGCCGCTCTATCCCGAGTACGAATAA
- a CDS encoding DUF4189 domain-containing protein: MKKLFLIALGLVSFNVYANGCPGQFDSATGICRFQGNNGEWIHYNIAPPQPSRSTPPPKKIIYHDVLVPSKFGALAYSQKAGHIAGSLNHNSLAEAKREAVKHCQQGSRNTPCKAITWVRNGCLAAAKGKVKNNLFILADAAGPQGTVEQEALQKCRNRGATECEIIMPEGCSLPQLQ; the protein is encoded by the coding sequence ATGAAGAAACTGTTTTTGATAGCATTGGGTTTGGTAAGTTTTAATGTTTATGCCAATGGCTGTCCCGGTCAATTTGATTCTGCCACAGGTATCTGCCGATTTCAGGGCAATAATGGCGAGTGGATTCATTACAATATTGCACCGCCACAGCCAAGCCGCAGCACCCCGCCTCCTAAAAAAATCATTTACCATGACGTCTTGGTACCTTCTAAATTTGGGGCTTTGGCATACAGTCAAAAAGCAGGGCATATTGCCGGTTCGTTGAATCATAACTCTTTAGCCGAAGCAAAAAGAGAAGCAGTCAAACATTGCCAGCAAGGCAGTCGCAATACGCCTTGCAAAGCCATCACATGGGTAAGAAACGGCTGCCTCGCGGCAGCAAAAGGAAAAGTGAAAAACAACCTGTTTATTTTAGCCGATGCGGCAGGTCCGCAAGGAACGGTCGAACAGGAGGCTTTGCAAAAATGCAGAAACAGAGGGGCAACGGAATGCGAAATCATCATGCCCGAAGGCTGCTCCCTGCCTCAATTGCAATAA
- a CDS encoding DUF4189 domain-containing protein — MKKLFLIALGLVSFNVYANCPGRYFPDTGICQIQGHNGEVVNYNVPPPQSGNSTPPPKKIIYYDVKVPSKFGAVAMNMQTGYGAGVLNKNSLSEAKKEALEQCKQGNKNAPCKVVSWVRNGCIASAKGKEINNPGKWKSFYVGKEKGLAEAEALAQCRADPKVTNCEISLPEGCSLPQLQ; from the coding sequence ATGAAAAAACTGTTTTTAATAGCATTGGGTTTGGTAAGTTTTAATGTTTATGCCAACTGCCCCGGCAGGTATTTTCCTGATACGGGCATCTGTCAGATACAAGGACATAACGGGGAGGTTGTCAACTACAATGTGCCGCCTCCCCAATCAGGCAACAGCACCCCGCCTCCTAAAAAAATTATCTACTACGACGTGAAAGTCCCTTCTAAATTCGGTGCGGTAGCTATGAACATGCAAACTGGCTATGGGGCAGGTGTGCTGAATAAAAATTCGCTGTCGGAGGCAAAAAAGGAAGCACTGGAGCAATGCAAGCAGGGTAATAAAAATGCTCCGTGTAAAGTGGTTTCTTGGGTACGCAACGGCTGCATTGCTTCTGCAAAAGGTAAAGAAATCAATAATCCTGGAAAATGGAAGTCTTTTTATGTAGGAAAAGAAAAAGGATTGGCGGAGGCGGAAGCGTTAGCGCAATGTAGGGCGGATCCGAAGGTAACGAATTGTGAGATTTCTCTTCCCGAAGGCTGTTCCCTGCCTCAATTGCAATAA